The DNA segment AGAGAACAGTTACCTGCGCGCTCACCGATGCCATTAATGGTACCTTCGATCTGTCTTGCACCTGCTTGAACGGCAGCGATAGAGTTGGCGACGGACATGCCTAAATCGTCATGACAGTGGACTGATATGATGGCTTTATCGATGTTAGGAACTCGATTGAATAGTGTTTGGATGATTCCGCCAAACTCGTTAGGTACGGTATAACCTACAGTGTCTGGAATGTTGATTGTGCTTGCGCCAGCATTAATCGCTGCTTCGACCATACGACAAAGGTTATCGATCGGTGTACGCCCGGCATCCTCACATGAGAACTCAACATCGTCAGTGTATTGGCGCGCATGCTTTACCGCGCTCACACCCATCTCGATAACATCGTCGTAACTGCGACGAAGCTTGTCTTGGACGTGAATCGTTGAGGTTGAGATAAAGGTATGAATTCGGAAAGCATCAGCCACTTTCAATGCCTCTGCAGCGGCATCGATATCTTTGGCGACGGCGCGCGATAACGCACATACTCGGCTGTTTTTGATATTCTTTGCGATAGTCTGCACAGACTCAAAATCACCAGGAGATGAGATAGGGAAACCTGCTTCAATGACATCCACACCCAAACGCTCAAGTGCGTAGGCGATCTGCAGTTTTTCTTTTACGGTCAAACTAGCTGATAACGCTTGTTCGCCATCACGCAAGGTGGTGTCGAAGATAATCACTTGATCGTTCATGAGAGCTTCCTTTTCTATTTATGCCTAAATGGCGCTAGTTAATCGTTTTCGTCCGGCCGATAATTACAAAAAAGCCCGCATCTTAGTGCGGGCTTTAGACAATTCTTTGTGTGGTTGTCTTTCTTACACTGCTTACCCGCGTGAGTTGTTCACGATAAGGAGGAGTTTAAGCAGGAGAGAAAAACGCATAGTCATTGTTAATGAAATCCTGAGACCGTTAGGTAAACCACAAAATTAAGTTAATAAATTAGTACCGCACTCAAGCTGGCGCGTCAACCCTAAAGGGCGATTTTTATTCATGTCGGATCTCTTGTTGGGCTCAAGCGCCGATAAATGGGGCTGAGTGACACACGGTACAGCGATTAATTCATCACTTGATGAATATGTGAGGAATATAGTCACTATGTGTTTATATCAAGACTATTATAAAATTCATCGGTTGATGAATTAGTGGAACAATTATGACCTCAAATCGTAAAGTGGGGCGACCAGCGAATAAGGTTGATGTACGTAACCAGCTGATATTACAAGCGAGAGAGCTATTTAGTGTCATGCCCTACGAAAAGGTTTCGATACGTTTAATTGCACAGAAAGCGCAAGTGGATAGTGCGATGGTTCGTTATTACTTTGGCAACAAAGAAGGGCTGTTTGAAACCATGTTGCGAGAGAGCTTGCAGCCGATGCTGGGTAAAATTAGCCAGTTGCTCGAACAAACCAGTGACAAAACCCTTTACGAGCTTATGCGTGAACACTACATGAGTATGCTAAAAACACCGCGTTTCTCACGCTTGATTAGCCAAGTGATGCTGATGCCTGCGACAGATACTTCTCGTCAACTCGTCGAAAAAGTATTCACCGACACGATCAAGCCAAGCAATGATCTTCTGTTTGAGTGCTTGGTAGAAGAAGGCATCATTCACCCAGATTTAGACCCTGATCTCTGTCGTTTCTCATTCATTAGCTTAATGATTTTTCCTTTTATTGCTCCACCGGCAATGATGGCGCTGCATGGCTTTAAGCTAGACCAGGCGTTTTTAGAATCACTGCTCGAGCACAACATACGTTTACTCAAGTCTGGCATGCTTGTGCCTTCTCAACCCCCGACTAATTTGCAAGGAACCCACGATGAAAATTAATCGCAAACTTCTCTTTTTCCCAGCTTTAGCGGTGGGCATCATTGTCCTTGTTATGTCGATAAAAATGCGTCCAGATTTACCGTCTAAGCCCGCTGGCGAACGAGCTCGTTTGGTCGAGACACAGCCGATGCATCGCGTTAAGGTTGCGCCTGAAGTGATCGGTTTTGGACACGTCTCACCGAAAGTGGAATGGAAAGCGATTGCTGAGGTGACGGGCAAGGTGGTTTATCGACACCCTGAGTTAGAAAAGGGGCAAGTGCTACCGGCAGGGACCGAAGTTTTGCGTATTGACCCACTCGACTACGAACTGAAGTTAGCACAGGCCCAAGCTGACCTGGCTTCCAGTCAAACCTCATTGCAAAAGCTAACGCAGCAAGAGGACAACCTGAAACAGTCTTTAGCGATCGAGAAGAATCGATTGCAGATCACTAAGCTGGAGCTTGATCGTAAGCGCAATTTGCAAGATCGCGGTCTTACTTCTCAGTCGGATGTGGATCAACAACAGCAAAATGTCTTATCGCAACAGAAATTGCTGCAAGATATTGAGAATCAGATAGCGCTTTTGCCAGATGAAAAGCGAGTGGCGCAGGCGGTAGTGCGTGTCAGTGAATCTAAATTGGAAGAGGCGCAGCGATCACTGTCTCGCACCAAGATCGTGTTGCCACAAGATTTGCGTGTTTCGCAAGTCGATATCGAGCAAGATCAGGTGGTGAACCTACAACAAACCATGTTTACGGCTCATGGCATTGACGTCATGGAGGTCGTCGCCCAACTTTCTATTCATGACATGCAAGTGGTGATCAACAGCCTGAGTGAATTTGAACGCAGTACCTCAGGTATCCCACAAGCACAAGGCACTGATATCAAAGCGCATATCGCCCTCAGCAGCGGTAACTTGTCAGCGCAATGGCCTGCGACTGTCGCACGCCTATCTGAAAGTGTCGACTCTGCTCAGGCGACGATAGGTGTGATTTTAGAGGTAGAGCAAGATTACACAACCTTAGAGCCCAACTCAGTGCCCGCACTGGCCAATGGTATGTTTGTTAAGGCGAGTATTGAGGGGAAGGCCAACCCGAGCTGGGTGGTACCAGAGCGTGCTCTGCACGGTGATCGAGTTTATGTGATGGATGCAGAGAGTCGATTACAGTTTGTTCCGGTTGAAGTCCTATTCAGACGAAATAATGAGGTTATCGTACAGGGTGACTTTACGGCTGGTGATAAGTTGATTCTCAACGATGTGTTGCCGGCGATTGAAGGCATGTTATTGCGTGAAGAAACTGAGGGGGGTGAGCAATGATCCGTTTTTTTGCTAAACACCCAACAGCGGCAAATTTGTTGATGCTCGCACTTTTAGTACTGGGTATTTCATCACTTTCTAGTATCAAGCGTGAGACCTTTCCGGAATTTAGCCCACCTTATATTTTAGCTGGAGTGGTGTACCCTGGAGCATCACCTCAAGAGGTGGAAGAGAGTATCTGTGTGCGGATGGAAGATGCCGTTGATGGGCTAGCTAATATTAAAGAGACCCGCTGTGAGGCGATTGAAGGCTCTGCCCGCTTAGTACTAAAGCTCAATGAGAAAGCAGATATTGGCCGTATGCTGGTGGATGTGCAAACGCAGATCAACAGCATCAATGATTTTCCTGCAGAGATTGAGTCGCCGATCGTTCAAGAGCTTGATTGGAATGAGCCTGTGGTGGATGTCGCCATTACTGCAGACACGACATGGCCGCAGCTAAAAGCATACGCAGAAGAGCTCAAACGCAGTTTGAAACTTGATTATGGTGTTTCGCTGGTTGAGGTGAGTGGTTTTTCCGACCACCAATATCGTGTCGAGTTGAACAGTGATGCCATCCGCCAACTGGGGTTGAGTGTCAATGACATCGCCAATCAAATCGGTAAGCAGAACATCAAACTACCAAGCGGTAATGTTGAGACACCCGATAAGAACTTCCTCATTCGTTTCGACGAGCGAAGAGTTACACCTCAAGAGCTTGAGAGCATTGTGGTGGGGTCGGGGGAAAATGGCTCTTTGATCCGTCTGCGTGATGTTGCCACGATTACCGATCGCTTTGAACTTGATGAGCAAAAGGTGATCTTTGATGACAAGCCCTCTGCGCTACTCAAGATCAGTAAGAATAAAGAAGATGATGCGCTGCGTATCAAAGATCAAGTTTCTGCATTCGTGGATGCTCAGCGCTTAGTGGCACCCGATGGCGTAACCTTGCAGATGACCAACGATCTCTCATCGGTACTGTGGGATCGTCTGACCATGATGGTGCGTAATGGCTGGCAGGGTATCGTCTTGGTTTTCGCGACCATGTGGCTGTTCTTTAGTTTGCGCTATTCATTTTGGGTCGCAGCTGGTTTACCCGTGGCGTTCTTGGGTGGTTTGTTCTTAATGGCAAACTTAGGGCTGTCGATAAACATCATGTCGCTGGTGGGGCTGTTGATGGCGATCGGTATCATGATGGATGATGCAATTGTGATAGCCGAATCGATAGCCGCTCACCTTGATCGGGGCCAAAGTATTGATGATGCAGTGATCAATGGCGTGAAGAAGGTGATGCCAGGTGTTATTTCTTCTTTCTTAACAACGGTGTGCATTTTCGGCAGCTTGCTATTCTTACAAGGTGAGATGGGAGCGGTGCTGCGTGCGGTGCCACAGGTGCTGATTCTCGTGCTCAGCTTAAGTCTCATCGAGGCTTTTTTGATCCTTCCAAACCACTTGTCTCATTCACTTCACAAGCAGAAAAATGAACGCGAGCCACTAAAGTTTAAGCGTATTATTTTGGATAAGTTCGAGCGTTTTCGTAACAACCAATTGATCGTCGCGGTTGAGAAGGTCGTCACTTATCGTTATGCCTTTATGGGGGGCGTGCTATCAATGATGCTGGTGTCCATCGCGCTGATTGCTGGTGGTGTAGTTAAGTTTGTTCCCTTCCCAGAGCTTGATGGGGATATTGCCGAAGCGCGTATTATTCTCCCTCCTGGTGCGTCTCTATCGCAAACCGAGCGAGTCGTCGATGTAATAGAGCAAGCGGCACAGCGTTTAAACCGGCGCTGGAGTGAAGAGGTTGAAGGTGGGCGAGAGCTAATTTTGCACATCACGAGTCACTACAATTTTAATAGCGATGCGAATGAGTCAGGGCCTCATATCGCAACCGTGCGTTTAGATCTGCTTGGAGCAGAGCAGCGTAACACCGTGATTGACGATTTTATTGATGCATGGCGTGAGGAGGTGGGTGAACTCGCCGACCCTATCTCTCTGGTATTTAAGCAGCCGACAATGGGTCCGGGTGGGCGTGCTATTGAGATTCGAGCCAAACACGATGACCTAGAACAGCTTAAAGCCGCGTCCATCGATATTCAGCAGTACCTTAACCAGTTCGAGGGGATTCATGGTGTGCTTGATGATATGCGGATGGGTAAAGAGGAAGTACTGGTTAAGCTTCGCCCGGGTGCAGAGAGCTTTGGTATTGATGGGCAGATGATCGCGAGTCAACTGCGAGCCGCTTTCTTTGGTCAAACCGCTGATGAGATTCAAGTGGGCGTTGAGAACATCAAGATAGAGGTGCGCCTGGATAAAGTGGAAGCGGGTGACTTACAGCAGTTAGCAAACTTTCCAATCATTATGCCAAATGGCAGTCAGATTCCGCTCGCATCAGTGGCGACTCTCGACTTTCAGCGCAACTACGTGAGGATTCAACGTATAAACGGTTTACGTACAGTGAGCGTGTTTGGGGATATTGATAACTCGAAAGCGAGTTCTTCCGAGATCATTCGCCAGTTCCAGCGTGATGAAGCGCCGATGCTCGTGGCAAAATATCCAGGGCTGCGTTTTGATTTTGAAGGGGAAGCAAAAGATGCTGCTGAAACTGGCGCATCAATGGGTAAAGGATTTTTATTAGGGCTATTTGGCGTCTTTACTATCTTGAGTTTCCAATTCCGTAGTTACCTCGAGCCCGTTGTTGTCATGTTAGCAATACCTCTGGCCTTTATTGGCGTCGTCATAGGTCACTGGTTACTTGGGCACTCTCTAAGTATGCCAAGCATGATGGGCTTTGTTTCATTGGCGGGGATAGTGGTGAATGACTCGATCTTGTTGGTGCAGTACATACGTCACCATGTGAATGATGGCGATTCCGTTCATGATGCGGTAGTGAAAGCAAGTCGCGAACGTTTTCGAGCGGTGTTTATCACCTCAATAACAACAGCTGCCGGACTTTTACCGTTGCTGACTGAAACCAGTCTGCAAGCGCAGGTTATTCAACCTCTGGTGATTTCTATTGTGTTTGGTATTTTTGCCTCTACGGTATTAGTCCTATTTATGATTCCTGCCGCTTACTCCATTCTTGCTGACTTCGGCATGGTTCGAAAACATGAAGCGCTGACGGACTAAAGCATTTCGATACCAACCTAAAAAACGCCCTGTGAACTCGCTTCACAGGGCGTTTAACTTTCACCCCTTCTACAACAAAACTTAACGGTTTCGTCATCTTCACTGATTAACGTAATCCTTAATTAGGGCAAAACGCTCGATACAAGGAGTTAGTCATGCGAGTTATGAACCCGATTGCTAGATTTGATTTAGCTTTCTCACTGTTTTGTTTACAGCACCGCTTTAATCATCAAGTTGCTCTGATGAGCAGAGCCGTCTCCCATACTGGCGATGGCCATCTTTATGTCGTTATAGCGTTAGTTGCTTACTTGATGGACGCAGATGCTGGCAAAGTGTTTGTGTTGTGCGGACTATCGGCCTTTCTTATTGAGCTGCCCATTTATTGGGCACTGAAAAACAGTTTTAAACGCCGCCGCCCACCAGAGTTATCTTCTCAGCTTATCTCTTTTATCACGCCTTCCGACCGATACAGCTTGCCGTCTGGGCATACTGCTGCAGGCTTTCTAATGGCGACAATTATCAGTCAGTTTTACCCACAATTGACGCCAATCGCTTTTGGTTGGGCCGGTTTAATCGGTTTGTCTCGTATTCTTCTGGGTGTGCACTTTATTACCGATGTGGTCATTGGGGTAGCGCTTGGCATTGGCTGTGCAGAGCTCGCGATGAACTTGGTGGGAGTCTAACGGATGCGTATTCTATATGGTGTACAAGGAACCGGAAATGGCCATATTGCGCGCGCACGCGCTATGGCAAGAGCACTGAAAAAGCAGCCAGTTGAAGTTGACTTTCTATTCTCTGGTCGAGATAAAGACAAGTACTTTTCTATGGCGGAGTTTGGCAATTATCAAACTCGTAAAGGAGTGAGTTTTATTTCAAAGGAGGGAGCGGTCGACCATCTAGAAACGGTGAAGCAAAACGACCTCAAGCAGTTGTGGACGGATATTCATCAGCTCGACCTGAGTGGCTATGATCTTGTGGTCAATGATTTTGAACCCATCTCAGCATGGGCGGCAAAGAAGAGTAAAACACCGTGTCTCAGCATCAGTCATCAAAATGCCTTCCGCTATCAAGTACCGGTGCGCGGGGCAAATATGATTGACCACTCTTTGATTCGTTATTTTGCGCCAGCGGATCACCATCTAGCACTGCATTGGTATCACTTTGACCAACCCATATTGCCTCCCATCATTCAATCTGAAAACAAGCCAATTGAGTCCCGAGGCTTTGTCTTGGTGTATCTGCCTTTCGAGGACTTTGAAGAGATCATTGATCTATTAATTCGCTTTAATCAGCAAGAGTTTGTCTGTTTCCACCCTGAGGTAAAACAAGATATGGATATTGAGAACATTCGTTGTCGACCTTTAAGCTACGATCGCTTCCAAGAAAATCTGACCCACTGCAGTGGTGTGATTGCCAATGGTGGATTTGAGCTTCCTTCGGAGGCGTTATCATTGGGTAAAAAGCTTTTGCTTAAACCACTAAACGGTCAATTTGAACAGCTGAGTAACGTTGCTACTTTAGAGATGCTTGGGCTAGCGAGCACGATGGAAAGGTTAGACTCTATGGTGGTGGGGCAATGGTTGGGAGACCAAGCCGCAGAAAAAGTATCATACCCAGATGTCGCTGAAGCGATCGCAAGCTGGATCTGTGAGGGGAAATTACATGATCACTCATCACTTCAGCAAGCGCTTTGGTCGCAAGTCGACTTCCCAGATTATGCGACAATATAGTTGATTATAGTGATGTTAAAATCTTGCTATTCACGCTACTTATAACTGACAGGGAAAGTTTTGTCTTACATTTGAAAAGGTGACTCTCATTACGGAACTGTGGTGGATGTTACTGTAAAAAGAGGTCAAAATTTATCATTTAGTGGTTTTTATATAACAACTAAGGTGATGAAATTAATTGATTTTAGCTGCTGGTGGGTAAAAATTACTGATTAATTATCAATCTTGTTTTACAGCACAAATTGATTCGTAGATAGTACTCCCAAATTCAGAAATATCTGGATAATAAATATTACAACTACAGCTTATCTATCGCGAATAATTCAAATAATTGATGTTGTTTTAAGCAACAAGAGGCAGACAATGTTAGACAAACAAGAATCAGTCAGCGCTATTAGTAGCTATCGCATGGAGAGCACCCTCAGAGGCGTAGATTTAAACCTTCTGACGGTTTTCAACGCAGTAATGCAAGAACAAAATATCACCCGAGCGGCACACAACTTAGGTATGTCACAGCCTGCTGTGAGTAACGCTGTGGCGCGTCTAAAAGTCATGTTCAACGACGATCTGTTTATCCGCCAAGGGCGAGGTATTCAGCCAACACAACGAGCTCGACAACTTTTTGGCCCCATCCGCCAAGCACTTCAGTTAATTCGTAATGAATTGCCGAATTCTGTTTTCTCACCGGAAAGCTCTACACGTTTGTTCAAGCTAGCGGTGTGTAGCCCAAATGATATGCGTTTTGGTCCACACATCATGTCGCGTGTGATCGAACAAGCGCCGTACACTCATCTGCACATTGATGCTGAGTTTGATAATCGCCTCGCTGAGCGCTTGCGTCTTCAAGAGTTAGATTTTGTCATCGACTACAATCGTTTTGATGCTGAGGGATACTCGAGCACAGAAATTTTCCGTGATGAGCTTGTTGTTGTTGCATCTAAACAGCACCCAAGAATTCAGAAGATGGTGACCCGTGATCAAGTAACGACAGAGCGCCATGCGAAACTGTCTCAGCTTCATGGTCATCAAAGTTTTTCTGCTCTGGCATATCAATCTGTTGACGCTCTGGCCTATTACGAAGGCACAAGCTTAAACAATGTGCTTTATGTTGTTGGTCAGTCGGAGTTGATTACTATTGCCCCTAAATGGTTGGTCGAAAATGCTGCGAATCGTGACCAGTTGCAGGTTCTGAACTTCCCATTTGAGCGCAAATCGATTGCTGCTTACTTGAGCTGGCACGAATCAAGCGAGAGAGATAAAGGTCATCTTTGGTTGCGTGATCAATTGATGATCGCCTGTGGAGAGGTTTCTTCAAGAAGCTAGCATCCTGCTACGTAAAGAAGTGATAACCAGCCCAGTCAGTGAGTAAATTGACTGGGCTTTTTCTTGCGCCCTAGAAAAACTTGTACAAATTTATTACAGCGAAGCGACTAAAAAACATGCTTATTAATCAATCTATTAATGGTCAATAAAAAGTCAAGTTCGTTGTTATCTCACAGAAAATTACAAATAACCCTGGGGTCGGAGTTGTCTTTTAAATCCGCAAATGTACACTTGTTCGCTGAATTATAGCTTACATGTGTAAGCCAAAGGTGAGCGCAATGGCCAATATTGATTTTCATATCGTAAAATGTATTCGTAACCAAATTGCCCAAGGTGGCGACAAAGCTGCACTCAAGCACAAAGTCGGCACGGTTTGGAAAAGTATTTCATGGCAGCAGTTTGGTCAGCAGGTTGATTCATTATCGCTTGCTCTATTGGCTCAAGGACTGAGAATTCAGGATAAGATTGGTATCTTTTCCAACAATATGCCGCAATGGACGCTGGCTGATATCGCTGCACTGCAACTTCGCGCTGTGACGGTACCTATTTATCCAACCAATACCGCAGCACAAGCCGCTTACATCGTCGACAATGCTGATGTGCGAGTGCTATTTGTCGGTGAGCAAGAGCAGTATGACGCGGCCGTGAGCATTTTTGATGAGTGTGAGCAGCTAGAGCTGATTGTTGCTATGTCTGATGACGTAGAACTGGGTGACTTCCCTCATGCAACGCATTGGCAGGCATTTACTGCCGCTGAAAATCAAACACATCAACAAGAGCTGGAGCAACGCCTTGCTGATGCCAATCTAGACGATCTATTGACGCTGATCTACACCTCAGGCACGACAGGTCAGCCAAAAGGGGTGATGCTAGATTATAACAACATCGGTTCACAGCTAAAAGGTCATGATGAGCGTTTAAGCCTGTCATCTGATGATGTATCAATGGCATTCCTACCGCTTTCACATGTATTTGAACGTGCGTGGACATTCTACGTGTTATACAAGGGTGCAACTAACTGCTACCTAAAAGATACGATGCAGGTGCGTGAGGCGCTGGGTGAAGTTCGCCCAACCGTGATGTGTGCTGTTCCACGCTTCTACGAAAAGATTTTCTCTGCAATTCATGAAAAGGTGTCAAAAGCACCATTTATCCGCAAGGTTCTGTTTACTTGGGCGGTGAACATGGGAGCGAAAATTGCCGCATGTCACCAAGAGGGCCGCAAGCCTTCATTGATGCTCAAGCGTTCACATGCCCTCGCTGACAAACTGGTTCTGAGCAAAATTCGTGAATTGCTCGGTGGTCGCATCAACTTTATGCCATGTGGCGGCGCGAAGTTAGATGAAACAATTGGCCGCTTCTTCCACGCGCTGGGTATCAATGTGAAGCTGGGCTACGGCATGACAGAGACGACGGCGACGGTTTCATGTTGGGACGATCGCGCATTTAACCCAGATTCTATCGGTATGTCGATGCCTGGTGCTCAGGTGAAAATTGGTGACAACAATGAAATCTTGGTGCGCGGCCCGATGGTCATGCGCGGTTACTACAAGATGCCTGAAGAGACAGCAAACACGTTCGATGAAAATGGCTTCTTGAAAACGGGTGATGCTGGTCATATCGATGAGCACGGTAATGTCTTTATTACTGATCGTATTAAAGAGCTAATGAAGACCTCCAACGGCAAGTACATTGCTCCTCAAGTGGTTGAGGGTGCAATCGGTAAAGATCACTTTATTGAACAGATCGCCGTCATCGCTGATACCCGTAAGTTTGTGTCAGCTCTGATTGTTCCATGTTTTGATAGTCTTGAAGAGTATGCAAAAGAGCTCAATATTAAGTACAAAGATCGTGTTGAGCTGATAAAGAACCATCAAGTGGTTGAAATGCTAGAGAAACGTGTAGAAGAATTGCAAAAAGAGCTTGCGAAGTTTGAACAAGTGAAGAAGTTCAAACTGCTGCCAAAGGCTTTCTCTATGGAGCATGGGGAGCTAACTCCAACCCAAAAACTTCGTCGTAAGGTCATCAACGATAAATACCAAGACGAAATTGAAGATATGTACACTGACAAACGCAGTTAATTCAGTATTTGTGGAAAGTTAATTTTCATTGTGCTTAAAAAATCCCCAGAGAGTCATGACTCTCTGGGGATTTTTTTGTTTGTAATTAGGCAAGATGTACTTCATTTATAACTAATTTAGAGACTTAACCTGGTTTAGTGGGTATTGCTAGTAGATCTGCGAACTAAAATGCAACCAAACCAGTGCGATGGGTAGATTTGTGAGCGGCGTGGGGTTAGTAATTGTGCAAAGAAAAGGTTACATTTGTTGAGTAACTTGAATGCTTGTTATGACAAGCTCAAGGCATAGCCAAACTTCTGTTTTTAATAATTAGGCTACAAATAAGACCTAGACTATGTAAAACCAGACCAAATGTGGCACCAACGCTATTTGGGATGCTGGTAAGGAGACCGATATGACGGAGAAGTCAACTCACGACACCGCAACCGCGGGTCTTCCGCAACTTTCAGGCGCGGAGATGGTCGTGCAATCACTCATCGAAGAGGGCGTAGCTCAGATTTTTGGATACCCAGGTGGCTCGGTGCTGGATATCTACGATGCCCTTCATGCCAAAACTGATCACATTAAACACGTTCTTGTGCGCCATGAGCAGGCAGCCACCCATATGGCTGACGGCTATGCGCGTGCCACCGGAAAAACCGGTGTCGTGCTTGTTTGCTCAGGGCCTGGTGCGACAAACACGATTACAGGCATCGCGACAGCCTATATGGATTCAATTCCTATGATTGTGATTTCAGGTAACGTACCCAATAACCTGATTGGTAATGATGCTTTTCAAGAGTGTGATATCGTCGGTGTCTCGCGACCAGTGGTTAAACACAGCTTTTTAGTAAAGAAAGCAGAAGATATTCCAGAGACGATCAAAAAAGCTTTCTATATCGCCAATACAGGTCGCCCTGGTCCTGTTGTGATCGATCTTCCGAAAGATGTGCTGAATCCACAAATTAAGTTCGCTTACCAATATCCTGAATCGATTAAAATGCGCTCCTATAACCCAACAACGAGTGGTCACAAGGGGCAGATTAAGAAAGCACTTAAAGCACTGCTAGAGGCCAAGAAACCCGTGCTGTATGTAGGAGGTGGTGCGATCATCTCTGAAGCGCATGAATACATTACAGAACTCGCGGATAAGCTGAATCTTCCGGTAGTGAGCACACTGATGGGGTTAGGTGCATTTCCTGGCATGCACAAAAACTCACTGGGTATGCTTGGTATGCATGGTACATACGAAGCGAACATGGCGATGCACAATGCGGATTTGATCTTTGGTATCGGTGTTCGATTTGATGATCGAACCACTAATAATCTGGAGAAATACTGCCCAGACGCCAAGATAATGCACATTGATATTGATCCATCCTCTATCTCTAAGAACGTTAAGGTGGATCTGCCTATTGTTGGTTCTGCTGACAAAGTGCTATCAACCATGGTGGGACTGCTCAACGAGAAAGAGCAAACCAATGACGCTGCAGCCATTGAAAGCTGGTGGGGTAACATCACTGAATGGCGAGCACGCCAATGTCTTTCTTATGACACAAACAGTGAACGTATTAAGCCCCAACAGGTGATTGAGACGCTGCATAAGTTAACCAATGGAGACGCCTACGTGGCTTCTGATGTGGGGCAGCATCAGATGTTTGCCGCCCTTTATTATCCATTCAATAAGCCTCGTCGTTGGATCAACTCTGGTGGCTTGGGGACGATGGGTTTCGGCCTTCCTGCTGGTATGGGGGTTAAGTTCGCTATGCCTGAAGAAGAAGTGGTTGTCGTCACAGGCGATGGTAGTATCCAGATGAATATTCAGGAGCT comes from the Vibrio astriarenae genome and includes:
- a CDS encoding AMP-dependent synthetase/ligase encodes the protein MANIDFHIVKCIRNQIAQGGDKAALKHKVGTVWKSISWQQFGQQVDSLSLALLAQGLRIQDKIGIFSNNMPQWTLADIAALQLRAVTVPIYPTNTAAQAAYIVDNADVRVLFVGEQEQYDAAVSIFDECEQLELIVAMSDDVELGDFPHATHWQAFTAAENQTHQQELEQRLADANLDDLLTLIYTSGTTGQPKGVMLDYNNIGSQLKGHDERLSLSSDDVSMAFLPLSHVFERAWTFYVLYKGATNCYLKDTMQVREALGEVRPTVMCAVPRFYEKIFSAIHEKVSKAPFIRKVLFTWAVNMGAKIAACHQEGRKPSLMLKRSHALADKLVLSKIRELLGGRINFMPCGGAKLDETIGRFFHALGINVKLGYGMTETTATVSCWDDRAFNPDSIGMSMPGAQVKIGDNNEILVRGPMVMRGYYKMPEETANTFDENGFLKTGDAGHIDEHGNVFITDRIKELMKTSNGKYIAPQVVEGAIGKDHFIEQIAVIADTRKFVSALIVPCFDSLEEYAKELNIKYKDRVELIKNHQVVEMLEKRVEELQKELAKFEQVKKFKLLPKAFSMEHGELTPTQKLRRKVINDKYQDEIEDMYTDKRS
- a CDS encoding acetolactate synthase 3 large subunit; amino-acid sequence: MTEKSTHDTATAGLPQLSGAEMVVQSLIEEGVAQIFGYPGGSVLDIYDALHAKTDHIKHVLVRHEQAATHMADGYARATGKTGVVLVCSGPGATNTITGIATAYMDSIPMIVISGNVPNNLIGNDAFQECDIVGVSRPVVKHSFLVKKAEDIPETIKKAFYIANTGRPGPVVIDLPKDVLNPQIKFAYQYPESIKMRSYNPTTSGHKGQIKKALKALLEAKKPVLYVGGGAIISEAHEYITELADKLNLPVVSTLMGLGAFPGMHKNSLGMLGMHGTYEANMAMHNADLIFGIGVRFDDRTTNNLEKYCPDAKIMHIDIDPSSISKNVKVDLPIVGSADKVLSTMVGLLNEKEQTNDAAAIESWWGNITEWRARQCLSYDTNSERIKPQQVIETLHKLTNGDAYVASDVGQHQMFAALYYPFNKPRRWINSGGLGTMGFGLPAGMGVKFAMPEEEVVVVTGDGSIQMNIQELSTAMQYDIPVKIINLNNRFLGMVKQWQDIIYQGRHSNSYMDSVPDFAAIAEAYGHVGIRIASPDELESGLKKALDMKDRLVFVDINVDETEHVYPMQIKGEGMNNMWLSKTERT